A genome region from Populus alba chromosome 3, ASM523922v2, whole genome shotgun sequence includes the following:
- the LOC118028623 gene encoding probable aquaporin TIP5-1, whose product MASASLTARFKQSVTPASLRAYLAEFISTFFYVFAVVGSAMASRKLLPDAAADPSSLVIVAMANAFALSSAVYIAANASGGHVNPAVTFSMAVGGRINVPTALFYWISQMLASVMACIFLKVATVGQHVPTNTVAEEMTGFGASLIEGVMTFGLVYTVYAAGDPRRSSLSATGPLAVGLTAGAGVLAAGPFSGGSMNPASAFGSAVIAGRLKNQAVYWVGPLIGAAVAGFLYDNVVFPTEAPDSLRGVSGEVGV is encoded by the exons ATGGCTTCAGCATCACTGACTGCACGTTTCAAACAATCAGTCACTCCCGCTTCTCTTAGAGCCTATCTTGCAGAGTTCATCTCCACTTTCTTTTACGTGTTTGCGGTTGTAGGATCTGCCATGGCTTCAA GGAAATTATTGCCAGACGCAGCAGCAGATCCATCCAGCCTAGTGATAGTCGCAATGGCGAATGCTTTTGCACTCTCATCGGCTGTGTACATTGCTGCAAATGCCTCTGGAGGGCATGTGAACCCTGCTGTCACATTTTCCATGGCTGTTGGAGGACGCATTAATGTGCCCACCGCTCTATTCTACTGGATTTCTCAGATGTTGGCCTccgtcatggcttgcattttcTTGAAAGTGGCCACCGTAGGACAG CATGTTCCAACCAACACAGTTGCAGAGGAAATGACAGGATTTGGAGCATCCCTGATAGAAGGTGTGATGACATTTGGCTTGGTGTACACTGTTTACGCTGCCGGAGACCCTAGACGTAGTTCGTTGAGCGCCACTGGACCTTTGGCAGTAGGTCTTACGGCAGGAGCCGGTGTCTTGGCTGCAGGACCCTTCTCAGGTGGCTCGATGAATCCGGCGAGTGCATTTGGGTCTGCAGTTATTGCTGGGAGGTTAAAAAACCAGGCTGTTTATTGGGTTGGACCCTTGATTGGAGCCGCAGTTGCTGGGTTTCTCTATGATAATGTTGTCTTCCCTACTGAAGCTCCAGATTCTCTCAGGGGTGTTTCAGGTGAAGTTGGAGTTTAA
- the LOC118028624 gene encoding dynein light chain, cytoplasmic, which yields MSRLVSMERPQPETGGRRRMEKNKERVQFLPPGRMLSVPPMTRPPAAATNEVRLAAIAVELNIRLRSADMPGAMQEHAFRFSRALLDTNNLESKNPNPTHIAMSLKKEFDAMYGIAWHCIVGKSYGSFVTHSSGGFVYFSVDNLSFLLFKTEVQPVKRPPPLRKLKA from the exons ATGTCTAGGCTTGTTTCCATGGAGAGACCACAGCCAGAGACTGGAGGAAGGAGGAGAATGGAAAAGAATAAGGAAAGGGTGCAGTTCCTACCTCCTGGGCGTATGTTATCGGTGCCTCCCATGACGAGGccaccagcagcagcaaccAATGAAGTGAGGCTAGCAGCAATAGCTGTTGAGTTGAACATACGGTTGAGATCAGCAGACATGCCTGGTGCAATGCAAGAGCATGCATTTAGGTTCAGTAGAGCACTCCTTGATACTAATAATCTCGAGAGCAAGAATCCCAATCCTACTCATATCGCCATGAGTCTCAAGAAG gaGTTTGATGCAATGTATGGCATCGCATGGCACTGCATTGTGGGCAAGAGTTATGGGTCATTTGTAACTCACTCAAGTGGTGGATTTGTATATTTTTCCGTGGACaacctctcttttcttcttttcaagaCCGAGGTCCAACCAGTGAAGAGGCCACCTCCATTGCGCAAGCTCAAGGCATAA
- the LOC118028620 gene encoding cell number regulator 6: MAEGNVSRYVKLTKEQTVVEEIKPGELNQPIEVPHLEVCKCNECGQPLPENFQPPADEPWTTGIFGCSEDTESCWTGLFCPCVLFGRNIESLRDDTPWTTPCVCHAVCIEGGITLAAATAVFHGIDPSTSFLICEGLLFAWWMCGIYTGLVRQSLQKKYHLKNSPCDPCMVHCCMHWCALCQEHREMKGRLSDNFVMPMTIVNPPPVQEMSATTENQDSAPSSEKNTSLEMQPL, translated from the exons ATGGCAGAAGGAAACGTTTCAAGATATGTGAAGttaacaaaagaacaaactGTTGTAGAGGAGATTAAGCCTGGGGAACTAAATCAGCCTATTGAAGTTCCTcat TTGGAAGTTTGCAAATGTAATGAATGTGGGCAACCTTTACCTGAGAACTTTCAGCCTCCAGCAGACGAGCCTTGGACTACTGGGATTTTTGGATGTTCTGAAGACACTGAAAGCT GTTGGACAGGACTATTTTGTCCTTGTGTTCTGTTTGGTAGAAATATTGAGAGCTTGAGAGATGATACCCCCTGGACTACACCATGTGTTTGCCATGCCGTTTGCATTGAAGGTGGCATCACACTGGCAGCAGCGACAGCTGTCTTCCATGGAATTGACCCAAGCACGTCATTTCTTATTTGTGAGGGTTTACTTTTTGCTTGGTGGATGTGTGGCATATACACTGGTCTTGTTCGACAGTCTTTACAGAAGAAATATCATCTCAAG AATTCACCCTGTGACCCATGCATGGTGCACTGCTGCATGCACTGGTGTGCTTTGTGCCAGGAGCACAGGGAGATGAAGGGGCGTCTATCAGATAACTTTGTCATGCCAATGACCATCGTCAATCCTCCACCTGTTCAAGAGATGAGTGCCACCACTGAAAACCAGGATTCCGCTCCATCCTCTGAAAAGAACACCAGCTTGGAAATGCAGCCTCTGTAA